One genomic window of Sphingopyxis sp. OPL5 includes the following:
- a CDS encoding DUF4403 family protein, translating into MIRPTIALFLLPAALAACDRRTDVEPPPRATDQAPSPTQTSLIAVPINASIAPLRQELERAVPRTLWTINRREQACMAPQRVKVFGKRVKVTPAIPCTIVGQVTRGPLRLRGEGDEIVVDVPIHARISARDVGGVLKGETATGAAMAHARVRIELTPDWRTRGKARISYGWTRAPGIDFLGKRITFTDEADAKLKPVVRDVEGIVNREIARLDIRKQAADVWRQSFTTLELNHQNPPVWMRVTPQRILYGGYRLDGQRINLNLGIEGVTETFVSDRPADPSPTPLPKLVRQAPKPHLDVRVPVIADYAQLQPVVDRALAKRATRPFVLPKLGPMDVKFGPSTIYGAPGGRIAVGVDVEAKLEARTGTPTHGRIWMTAIPRNEPGSAQVRFADLVVNGDSDGVGGDLLILIGRSEEFAPLIADALSQNFTRDLDELQGKIRSAVGQRREGAFVIRTTVDGFAIGEIKAYGNGLYLPVQMTGGTSIDYRPAK; encoded by the coding sequence GTGATCCGACCGACGATCGCCTTATTCCTGCTGCCGGCCGCCCTCGCCGCCTGCGACCGCAGGACCGATGTCGAACCCCCGCCGCGCGCCACCGACCAAGCGCCCTCCCCCACGCAGACCTCGCTGATCGCCGTCCCGATCAACGCCAGCATCGCACCGCTGCGGCAGGAACTCGAACGCGCGGTGCCGCGTACCTTGTGGACGATCAACCGGCGCGAACAGGCATGCATGGCGCCGCAGCGGGTCAAGGTCTTCGGCAAGCGCGTCAAGGTCACCCCCGCCATCCCCTGCACCATCGTCGGTCAGGTCACGCGCGGCCCGCTGCGGCTGCGCGGCGAAGGCGACGAGATCGTCGTCGATGTCCCGATCCACGCCCGGATCAGCGCGCGCGACGTCGGCGGGGTGTTGAAAGGCGAGACCGCGACCGGCGCCGCGATGGCGCACGCCCGCGTCCGCATCGAACTCACCCCCGACTGGCGCACCCGCGGCAAGGCGCGCATCTCCTACGGCTGGACCAGGGCGCCGGGCATCGATTTCCTCGGCAAGCGCATCACCTTCACCGACGAGGCCGACGCCAAGCTGAAACCCGTCGTGCGCGACGTCGAAGGCATCGTGAACCGCGAGATCGCCCGGCTCGACATTCGCAAGCAGGCCGCCGACGTCTGGCGGCAAAGCTTCACGACGCTCGAACTCAACCATCAGAATCCGCCGGTGTGGATGCGCGTCACACCGCAGCGCATCCTCTATGGCGGCTATCGCCTCGACGGCCAGCGTATCAACCTCAACCTCGGGATCGAGGGGGTGACCGAAACCTTCGTTTCCGACCGGCCCGCCGACCCATCGCCCACGCCGTTGCCGAAACTGGTGCGGCAGGCGCCCAAGCCGCATCTCGACGTGCGGGTTCCGGTGATTGCCGACTATGCACAACTCCAGCCCGTCGTCGATCGCGCACTCGCAAAGCGCGCGACCCGACCCTTCGTGCTGCCCAAGCTCGGTCCGATGGATGTCAAATTCGGCCCGTCGACCATCTATGGCGCTCCCGGCGGCCGGATCGCGGTGGGCGTTGACGTTGAAGCCAAGCTGGAGGCCCGGACTGGGACGCCCACCCACGGGCGGATCTGGATGACCGCGATCCCGCGCAACGAACCCGGCTCCGCCCAGGTCCGCTTTGCCGATCTGGTGGTCAATGGCGACAGCGACGGTGTCGGCGGCGACCTGCTGATCCTGATCGGCCGCAGCGAGGAATTCGCGCCGCTGATCGCCGACGCGCTGAGCCAGAATTTCACCCGCGATCTCGACGAACTCCAAGGCAAGATTCGCAGCGCGGTCGGGCAGCGGCGCGAGGGCGCCTTCGTCATCCGCACAACCGTCGACGGCTTCGCGATCGGCGAGATCAAGGCCTATGGCAACGGCCTCTACCTGCCGGTGCAGATGACCGGCGGTACCAGCATCGACTACCGCCCGGCGAAATGA
- the rimO gene encoding 30S ribosomal protein S12 methylthiotransferase RimO — protein sequence MATKTLPSQPKVGMVSLGCPKALVDSERILTKLRADGYGLSPDYAGADVVLVNTCGFLDSAKEESLEAIGEAMAENGRVIVTGCMGNEADVIRARFPNVLAVTGAHQYEQVVDAVHEAAPPTQGPFVDLVPEGGLKLTPRHYSYLKISEGCNHSCSFCIIPDLRGKLVSRRIDAVLREAEKLVAAGTKELLVISQDTSAYGVDTRHDPRQWKGREVRAHMTDLARELGQLQTSEGRAPWVRLHYVYPYPHVDAVIPLMAEGLLTPYLDIPFQHASPSVLKRMKRPANEAKVLERLKNWRNIAPDIAIRSSFVVGFPGETEADFQYLLDWLDEAQLDRVGAFRFEPVAGAQANALDDQVPEELKEERYQRIMEKTATISAAKLEAKIGRTLPVIIDEVGEADEDGSIGATGRSQADAPEIDGHVYLRDVAATLKAGDIVDVTVEDADEHDLFGVVAG from the coding sequence ATGGCAACCAAAACCCTCCCCTCCCAGCCGAAGGTCGGCATGGTCTCGCTCGGCTGTCCGAAAGCGCTCGTCGACAGCGAACGGATTCTGACGAAACTGCGCGCCGACGGCTATGGCTTGTCGCCCGACTATGCCGGCGCCGACGTCGTCCTCGTCAACACCTGCGGCTTCCTTGATTCCGCCAAGGAAGAAAGCCTCGAGGCGATCGGCGAGGCGATGGCCGAGAATGGCCGCGTCATCGTCACCGGCTGCATGGGCAACGAGGCCGACGTCATCCGCGCCCGCTTCCCCAACGTCCTCGCGGTCACCGGCGCGCATCAATATGAACAGGTCGTCGACGCCGTCCACGAAGCCGCGCCGCCGACCCAAGGCCCCTTCGTCGACCTCGTCCCCGAGGGCGGGCTGAAACTCACCCCGCGCCACTACAGCTATCTCAAGATTTCGGAAGGCTGCAACCACAGCTGCTCCTTCTGCATCATCCCCGATCTACGCGGCAAACTGGTCAGCCGCCGCATCGACGCCGTCCTCCGCGAAGCCGAAAAGCTCGTCGCCGCGGGGACCAAGGAACTGCTGGTGATCAGCCAGGACACCTCGGCCTATGGCGTCGATACCCGCCACGATCCGCGCCAGTGGAAGGGCCGCGAAGTCCGCGCCCATATGACCGACCTCGCGCGCGAACTCGGCCAGCTTCAGACCAGCGAAGGCCGCGCCCCATGGGTGCGCCTCCACTATGTCTATCCCTACCCCCACGTCGACGCGGTCATCCCGTTGATGGCCGAGGGGCTGCTGACCCCCTATCTCGACATCCCCTTCCAGCACGCCAGCCCCAGCGTCCTCAAGCGCATGAAGCGCCCCGCCAACGAAGCGAAGGTGCTCGAACGCCTCAAGAACTGGCGCAACATCGCTCCCGACATCGCGATCCGCTCGAGCTTCGTCGTCGGCTTCCCCGGCGAGACCGAGGCCGATTTCCAATATCTGCTCGACTGGCTCGACGAAGCCCAGCTCGACCGCGTCGGCGCCTTCCGCTTCGAACCCGTCGCCGGCGCGCAGGCGAACGCGCTCGACGATCAGGTGCCCGAAGAGCTCAAGGAAGAGCGCTACCAACGCATCATGGAAAAAACCGCCACGATCAGCGCCGCGAAACTCGAAGCCAAGATCGGCCGCACGCTGCCCGTGATTATCGACGAAGTCGGCGAGGCGGACGAGGACGGCAGCATCGGCGCGACGGGGCGGTCACAAGCCGACGCGCCCGAGATCGACGGCCACGTCTACCTCCGCGACGTCGCGGCGACCCTCAAGGCCGGCGATATCGTCGATGTCACGGTCGAGGACGCCGACGAGCATGATCTGTTTGGGGTAGTAGCCGGCTGA
- a CDS encoding DUF3008 family protein: protein MPAKSKAQQKAAGAALSAKRGDTPRSKLKGASKEMVENMTEKQLEDFAKGSIKGKPEHVD from the coding sequence ATGCCAGCCAAATCGAAAGCCCAGCAGAAAGCCGCCGGTGCGGCGCTCAGCGCCAAGCGCGGCGACACACCCAGGTCGAAGCTCAAGGGGGCATCGAAAGAGATGGTCGAGAACATGACGGAGAAACAACTCGAGGATTTCGCGAAGGGATCGATCAAGGGCAAGCCCGAGCATGTTGATTGA
- a CDS encoding DUF423 domain-containing protein, protein MAIGVLAAVSAAMAVAAGAFGAHGAAGPQEAEWLRTGGIYQLVHAVAALAIMGVARGPALTLLAGGAIFGVTLYAMALGAPKWLGAVTPIGGTLLIIGWLWAGWIYWRG, encoded by the coding sequence ATGGCGATAGGCGTGTTGGCGGCCGTTTCGGCGGCGATGGCAGTGGCGGCGGGCGCGTTCGGCGCGCATGGCGCGGCGGGGCCGCAGGAGGCCGAATGGCTGCGGACCGGCGGTATCTATCAGCTGGTTCACGCGGTCGCGGCGCTGGCGATCATGGGGGTCGCGCGCGGACCGGCGCTGACCTTGCTCGCGGGCGGGGCGATTTTTGGCGTGACGCTCTATGCGATGGCGTTGGGCGCGCCGAAATGGCTGGGCGCGGTGACGCCGATCGGCGGCACGCTGCTGATCATCGGCTGGCTGTGGGCGGGGTGGATTTACTGGCGGGGCTAG
- a CDS encoding DUF47 family protein, producing the protein MRQIAVLPYRFGGPAQDGPTEVLLITSRETKRWVIPKGNPLTGMTRHAAAAIEAEEEAGVIGAVCPTPIGSYQYRKRRANGASVLLDVEVFPLAVTSELSEWKEEGERDRQWFPFHAAAAAVEEPDLQALIRSFGDSGFRAVARTGGVVQNVAEKTGVSWMFAWFQRLLPRQGNFFELFESHAATLVAGANALSRLLQGGPGMADHIQEIVEREHDADAITREVLQTVRRTFLTPFDRSAITDLIASMDDAIDEMQKTAGAIDLYDVTEIEPEMRDIAGIIVDAARLTAEALPLLRNIGANGPRLHELTERLVRMEGHADEIHAAGLKRLFQEHGETNTIQFIIRRELFSHLERVVDRFEDVANEIDGLVIDHA; encoded by the coding sequence ATGCGCCAGATCGCCGTTCTTCCCTATCGTTTCGGTGGACCTGCGCAGGATGGACCGACCGAAGTGCTGCTGATTACCTCGCGCGAGACGAAGCGCTGGGTGATTCCCAAGGGTAACCCGCTAACCGGCATGACGCGCCACGCCGCCGCCGCGATCGAGGCAGAGGAAGAGGCCGGCGTGATCGGCGCCGTGTGCCCGACGCCGATCGGCAGCTATCAATATCGCAAACGCCGCGCTAACGGCGCGTCGGTGTTGCTCGACGTCGAGGTGTTTCCGCTCGCCGTCACCAGCGAACTTTCCGAATGGAAGGAAGAGGGTGAGCGCGACCGCCAGTGGTTTCCGTTCCACGCCGCCGCCGCGGCGGTCGAGGAACCCGATTTGCAGGCACTCATCCGATCGTTCGGCGACAGCGGCTTTCGCGCCGTGGCGCGGACCGGCGGGGTGGTGCAGAATGTTGCCGAGAAGACAGGGGTGAGTTGGATGTTCGCATGGTTTCAGCGCTTGCTGCCGCGACAGGGCAATTTTTTCGAATTGTTCGAAAGCCACGCGGCGACGCTGGTTGCGGGCGCCAATGCGCTGTCGCGCCTGTTGCAGGGCGGGCCGGGCATGGCCGACCATATCCAGGAAATCGTTGAGCGCGAGCATGACGCCGATGCGATCACCCGCGAAGTGCTGCAGACTGTGCGCCGCACCTTCCTGACCCCCTTCGACCGCAGCGCGATCACCGACCTGATCGCGTCGATGGACGACGCGATCGACGAGATGCAGAAGACGGCGGGCGCGATCGACCTGTACGACGTGACCGAGATCGAACCCGAAATGCGCGACATCGCCGGCATCATCGTCGATGCCGCGCGGCTGACCGCCGAGGCGCTGCCGCTTTTGCGCAACATTGGCGCCAATGGGCCGCGGCTGCACGAACTGACCGAACGGCTGGTGCGTATGGAGGGGCATGCCGACGAAATTCACGCCGCCGGTTTGAAGCGCCTGTTCCAGGAACATGGCGAGACGAACACGATCCAGTTCATCATCCGGCGCGAATTGTTCAGCCATCTCGAAAGGGTGGTCGACCGGTTCGAGGATGTCGCGAACGAGATCGACGGTCTGGTCATCGACCACGCATAA
- a CDS encoding flavin-containing monooxygenase, whose protein sequence is MAGTATMERANDTAAAPVDQDVLIVGAGISGIGMAVHLQQYSPGRSFALVERRADLGGTWDLFRYPGIRSDSDMHTLGFVFEPWKHEKTIADGPAILEYLNRIVDERHIRERIRFDRKVVGADWDSATARWTVTMEDASGATSSTTARWLYLGAGYYDYDSPFDANFTGRDDFQGQILHPQFWPKDLDYTGKKVVVVGSGATAVTIVPAMSDKAAHVTMLQRTPTWFAIRPAKDALANFLRKILPEELAYKITRYKNVKMQDIVFQKARTKPEKVREFLTKQIKKNLGDRYDAEAFTPPYNPWEQRLCLVPDADFFEAIKADKASVVTDHIDRFDATGIQLKSGKHLDADIIVTATGLNLAVAGKIPVRVDGALVDWSEHFYYKACMFSNVPNFSAVFGYLNASWTLRADIVAEYVCRVLNHMDATGTTVATPRLDDPDSLTEENIFDFSSGYIQRSLHIMPKNADALPWRLNQNYIQDRVDMRTGAIDDGVLGFANARAATAAKDEAPALEAAE, encoded by the coding sequence ATGGCAGGTACCGCGACCATGGAACGCGCGAATGACACAGCGGCTGCGCCGGTCGATCAGGATGTACTGATCGTCGGCGCGGGCATTTCGGGTATCGGCATGGCGGTTCACCTCCAGCAGTACAGCCCCGGGCGCAGCTTCGCGCTTGTCGAGCGCCGCGCCGATCTGGGCGGAACCTGGGATCTGTTCCGCTATCCCGGCATCCGCTCGGACAGTGATATGCACACGCTGGGTTTTGTCTTCGAACCGTGGAAGCATGAAAAGACGATCGCCGATGGCCCTGCGATCCTCGAATATCTGAACCGCATCGTCGACGAACGCCATATCCGCGAGCGCATCCGTTTCGATCGTAAGGTCGTTGGTGCCGACTGGGACAGCGCGACCGCGCGCTGGACGGTTACGATGGAGGACGCAAGCGGCGCGACATCGAGCACGACCGCGCGCTGGCTGTATCTAGGCGCCGGCTACTACGACTATGATTCGCCGTTCGATGCCAATTTCACCGGCCGCGACGATTTCCAAGGCCAAATACTGCACCCGCAGTTCTGGCCGAAGGATCTCGATTATACTGGCAAGAAGGTCGTCGTGGTGGGGTCGGGTGCGACCGCGGTAACGATCGTCCCGGCGATGTCGGACAAGGCTGCACATGTCACGATGCTGCAGCGCACTCCGACGTGGTTCGCCATTCGACCCGCCAAGGACGCGCTCGCCAATTTCCTGCGCAAAATCCTGCCCGAGGAACTGGCATACAAGATCACGCGCTACAAAAACGTGAAGATGCAGGACATCGTCTTCCAGAAGGCCCGCACCAAACCGGAAAAAGTCCGAGAATTCCTGACCAAGCAGATCAAGAAGAATCTTGGTGACCGCTATGATGCCGAGGCATTCACGCCGCCGTACAACCCCTGGGAGCAAAGGCTCTGCCTCGTCCCCGACGCCGATTTTTTCGAAGCAATCAAGGCCGACAAAGCTTCGGTCGTCACCGATCATATCGACCGTTTCGACGCCACCGGAATCCAGCTCAAATCAGGCAAGCATCTCGACGCCGATATCATCGTTACCGCGACCGGACTCAACCTTGCCGTCGCGGGCAAGATTCCGGTGCGCGTCGATGGCGCGCTCGTCGACTGGAGCGAGCATTTCTACTACAAAGCGTGCATGTTCTCGAACGTCCCGAATTTCTCGGCGGTGTTCGGTTATCTCAATGCAAGCTGGACGCTGCGCGCCGATATCGTCGCCGAATATGTCTGCCGCGTGCTCAATCATATGGACGCGACCGGCACGACCGTCGCCACCCCGCGCCTCGACGATCCAGATAGCCTGACCGAAGAGAATATCTTCGATTTCTCGTCGGGCTATATCCAGCGCTCGCTGCACATCATGCCCAAAAACGCCGATGCCCTGCCCTGGCGGCTCAACCAGAATTATATCCAGGATCGCGTCGACATGCGGACCGGCGCCATCGACGACGGCGTGCTTGGCTTCGCCAACGCCCGAGCGGCAACTGCGGCGAAAGACGAAGCGCCGGCGCTCGAAGCCGCCGAATAA
- a CDS encoding DUF1579 domain-containing protein yields MRLADCNEWEEFDGTCDMRPILGGDGNIEDNVLHIAGGSYRAVALRSFDPVQKSWAIWWLDARSPHSLDVPVIGRFEDGVGHFYADDRFDGRPIRLRFIWSRTNSASPRWEQAMSADDGATWEVNWTMDFTRA; encoded by the coding sequence ATGCGCCTCGCGGACTGCAACGAATGGGAAGAGTTCGACGGGACGTGCGACATGCGCCCGATATTGGGTGGCGATGGCAATATCGAAGACAATGTCCTGCACATCGCCGGCGGATCCTATCGGGCCGTCGCCTTGCGATCCTTCGATCCCGTTCAGAAGAGCTGGGCGATCTGGTGGCTCGATGCGCGCAGCCCGCATAGTCTGGACGTTCCCGTCATCGGCCGGTTCGAGGATGGGGTCGGGCATTTCTATGCCGACGATAGGTTCGACGGCCGGCCGATCCGGCTGCGTTTCATCTGGAGCCGCACCAACAGCGCTTCGCCGCGCTGGGAGCAGGCGATGTCGGCCGATGACGGCGCGACATGGGAAGTGAACTGGACGATGGATTTCACTCGGGCGTAG
- a CDS encoding inorganic phosphate transporter has translation MHELAFPLLVGLVILALAFDFLNGLHDAANSIATVVATRLLKPVQAVLFAAFFNFAAYFLSVIFPELHKVAETIGKGIIDKDLVTPAVVFGALVGAMFWNVVTWLKGIPSSSSHALVGGIVGAGVAHAGFEGIEWTGLNKTVIAIFLSPMLGMLLAMIVMLVSSWALRRATASFAEKTFRHLHLFSSAAYSLSHGLNDAQKTMGIITVLLYSTGYLGGEFHVPHWVAFSCYIAIALGTLSGGWKIIETMGGRITKLSHHQGFAASTGGSIMVFTASLLGIPVSTTHTITGSIIGAGVARRASAVRWGVASNVVAAWFITIPASAVVAAAFYGLTRLF, from the coding sequence ATGCACGAACTCGCATTTCCCCTGCTCGTCGGCCTCGTCATTCTGGCGCTGGCGTTCGATTTCCTCAACGGGCTGCATGACGCGGCGAACAGCATCGCGACTGTCGTCGCGACGCGGCTGCTTAAACCGGTGCAGGCGGTGCTGTTCGCCGCTTTCTTCAACTTTGCTGCCTATTTCCTGTCGGTCATCTTTCCCGAACTGCACAAGGTCGCCGAGACGATCGGCAAGGGGATCATCGACAAGGATCTGGTGACCCCCGCCGTCGTGTTCGGCGCGCTGGTCGGCGCGATGTTCTGGAATGTCGTGACCTGGCTCAAGGGCATTCCGTCCTCGTCGAGCCACGCGCTCGTCGGCGGCATCGTCGGCGCCGGGGTTGCCCATGCCGGGTTCGAGGGCATCGAGTGGACCGGGCTCAACAAGACGGTGATCGCGATCTTCCTGTCCCCGATGCTCGGCATGCTGCTGGCGATGATCGTAATGCTGGTCAGCAGTTGGGCGCTGCGCCGCGCGACTGCCAGCTTCGCCGAAAAGACGTTCCGCCATCTCCATCTCTTCTCGTCGGCGGCCTATTCGCTGAGCCACGGGCTTAACGATGCGCAAAAGACGATGGGGATCATCACCGTGCTGCTCTATTCGACCGGCTATCTCGGCGGCGAATTTCATGTTCCGCATTGGGTGGCGTTCAGCTGTTACATCGCCATCGCGCTGGGCACGCTGTCGGGGGGGTGGAAAATCATCGAGACGATGGGTGGACGCATCACCAAGCTGTCGCATCATCAGGGCTTCGCGGCCTCGACCGGCGGGTCGATCATGGTGTTCACCGCCAGCCTCCTCGGCATCCCGGTGTCGACGACGCACACGATCACCGGCAGCATCATCGGCGCCGGCGTCGCCCGCCGCGCCAGTGCGGTGCGCTGGGGCGTAGCGAGCAATGTCGTCGCGGCTTGGTTCATCACCATCCCGGCGAGCGCGGTCGTCGCGGCGGCCTTTTACGGCCTGACGCGCCTGTTCTGA
- a CDS encoding SIR2 family protein — protein MDLKRAIKHAIDGNAVLFAGSGYSGNATPVGHDEFLTGRKLAKFLYVQSGITTDDDQLNYAAQAYVKKFDKGKLLSILKSLFVAKDVSDCHVRLASIPWQSIFTTNYDNVIELSYERAGRALTPLTPQNPAKDHVLTSSHCLHINGYIPSAKEDDLDNNIKLSNSSYLTEAFANSPWGFAFRKSIEYSKSIIFIGYSMYDIDIQRIIFNTSGYRDKIIFIEREGLDEDTIEYGIQSEFGQIYPIGIDKFIEEFLAVKENHIPVDDKDTIFNFVKIDIKSSSREFRDDTVFDLFLRGQGNFSTISDSLRDDLPGPYFVKRQAHDDAMQAIANGENNFLLHGDMANGKSAATSGLLCALAALGYDAYQLEKEGVDLSSDIRAICTRPGKSVTLIENATRHFDDIKLFCMLRSQDDILIGTTKTSFFESRVSEFTEAFGNDDYFKIPLDFLYAKDIELFANLMSTYKFWGSKDSLSDFAKARYIAQNCDSQLSGLLLDIIKSPNIRKKFDDLFEKINEDSDLGNIVISACVLLVLDFRITEFMLSELSNSTLVYKPKFSLSEELSEIFTRNNGKISFRSSIVARYGLTEHPDSRKLVDQLIKIAERAHERKGHDGLGALFFDVYKSLVTFSVVQSMLPEKGKRDALIRFYENVKNLDAAKNHPHFWLQYALARLSYDDKDDLEKAKLYLDTAYARASKIDGYHTRHMDNAYARYLVKKAISEVVTVDAFKLLKEANTILIRQARTEKNHMSYRVARSYSAFYSSHRNSMSQEQRNELEGYSKDLIELIPRLNLDSIGKREVEICKRELESIIADQP, from the coding sequence ATGGATTTGAAAAGAGCGATCAAGCACGCCATTGACGGGAACGCTGTACTATTTGCCGGATCGGGATACTCTGGAAACGCGACGCCCGTGGGGCATGACGAGTTTTTGACCGGTCGGAAACTTGCGAAATTTCTTTATGTACAATCTGGCATAACAACAGATGACGATCAGCTTAATTACGCTGCGCAAGCCTATGTTAAAAAGTTCGACAAAGGGAAGCTTCTTTCGATTCTCAAGTCACTTTTCGTAGCCAAAGACGTTTCCGATTGTCATGTTCGACTGGCTTCCATTCCATGGCAGTCAATCTTCACGACAAATTACGACAATGTAATTGAACTGTCCTACGAAAGGGCGGGCCGCGCGCTGACGCCGCTTACTCCGCAAAATCCCGCAAAAGATCATGTTCTGACATCCAGCCATTGCCTTCACATCAATGGATACATCCCTTCCGCCAAGGAAGACGATCTGGATAACAATATCAAACTTTCAAATTCCAGCTATCTTACCGAAGCTTTTGCAAATTCTCCTTGGGGATTTGCATTCAGAAAATCTATCGAATATTCAAAATCGATAATATTCATTGGATATTCCATGTATGACATCGATATTCAAAGAATAATATTCAATACTTCGGGATATAGAGATAAAATCATATTTATCGAGCGGGAAGGCCTGGACGAAGACACTATAGAATACGGAATTCAATCCGAATTCGGTCAAATATATCCAATCGGAATAGACAAATTCATTGAAGAATTTCTTGCAGTTAAAGAAAATCATATCCCCGTAGACGATAAAGATACAATATTCAATTTCGTAAAAATTGACATAAAATCTTCATCAAGAGAATTCAGAGACGATACCGTATTCGATCTCTTCCTGCGTGGGCAGGGAAATTTCAGCACAATTTCCGATTCCTTGCGTGACGATCTGCCCGGGCCTTATTTTGTGAAGCGGCAGGCGCATGACGATGCCATGCAGGCAATAGCCAATGGCGAGAATAATTTTCTTCTCCACGGCGATATGGCCAACGGAAAGAGTGCCGCCACTTCCGGCTTGCTATGCGCGCTGGCAGCACTCGGATATGATGCCTATCAGCTGGAAAAGGAAGGCGTGGATTTATCGTCCGACATTCGGGCGATCTGCACCCGCCCCGGCAAGTCCGTTACCCTGATCGAAAATGCGACACGTCATTTTGATGATATAAAGCTTTTCTGCATGCTTCGCTCGCAAGACGATATACTGATAGGCACAACCAAAACCTCCTTCTTTGAAAGCAGGGTATCCGAATTCACCGAAGCGTTCGGAAACGACGATTATTTCAAGATACCGCTCGATTTTCTTTATGCGAAAGACATCGAACTTTTCGCTAACCTGATGTCGACGTACAAGTTCTGGGGCTCAAAAGATTCGTTGTCCGATTTCGCAAAGGCACGATACATTGCTCAAAATTGCGATTCGCAGCTTTCCGGGCTTCTTCTGGACATAATTAAATCACCGAACATCAGAAAAAAGTTCGATGACCTATTTGAAAAAATAAATGAAGATAGCGATCTTGGTAATATCGTTATTTCAGCTTGCGTATTGCTAGTACTCGATTTCAGAATAACTGAATTCATGCTATCAGAGTTGTCAAATAGTACTCTGGTCTACAAGCCAAAATTCTCGCTATCTGAAGAACTTTCGGAAATTTTTACTCGAAATAACGGAAAAATCTCCTTTCGTTCTTCTATCGTCGCAAGATATGGACTGACAGAGCATCCTGACAGTCGCAAGCTGGTTGACCAGCTGATCAAGATTGCGGAACGCGCCCATGAGCGCAAGGGCCACGACGGCTTGGGAGCCTTGTTTTTTGATGTCTACAAATCGCTTGTAACATTCAGCGTGGTCCAGTCGATGCTGCCCGAAAAGGGCAAGCGCGACGCGCTGATCCGGTTCTACGAAAATGTTAAGAACCTCGACGCAGCAAAAAACCATCCCCACTTCTGGCTGCAGTACGCCCTGGCGCGCCTCTCATACGATGACAAGGATGATCTGGAAAAAGCCAAGCTGTATCTGGATACCGCCTATGCTCGCGCGAGCAAAATCGACGGATACCATACGCGTCATATGGACAATGCTTATGCGAGATACCTGGTAAAGAAAGCCATTTCCGAAGTCGTCACAGTCGATGCATTCAAGCTTCTGAAAGAGGCCAACACTATCCTGATACGGCAGGCCCGGACCGAGAAGAACCACATGTCTTACCGGGTAGCGCGCTCCTATTCTGCCTTTTATTCATCTCATCGCAATTCGATGAGTCAGGAGCAACGGAATGAACTGGAGGGGTATTCGAAGGATCTCATCGAACTTATCCCGCGACTTAATCTTGATTCCATCGGAAAAAGAGAAGTAGAAATCTGTAAAAGAGAACTGGAATCCATCATTGCCGATCAGCCTTAG